In Salinibaculum sp. SYNS191, the genomic window CAGATTTCTTAGTTTGTTCGATACAGACTACCGTGGCGTCCATCTCCCGCCGCTTTTTTTGAGTTCGTCGCGGAACTCCTCTTGCTCGTTTTCGTCGGCTTCGGCGGCTGAACGGCGTGGCTTTTGATAGCTCAATCCCGCTTCTTTGAGCAACCGCCGACAGCTCGGGATTGAGTATTCAACGTCGTACGTCTCCTGAAGATATTTCTGTGCGAGCGCCGGCGTCCACGCCGGCGCGTCGATTCCGACTTCTTCGGGCGGATCCCGAACCGTTTCTTCGAATTTTTCTTGCTGTGATTCTGAGAGCTTACGCTTTCTTCGAGTTCGCTTATCATCAGAAACGGCCTGCTCAAGCGACTCGTCGGTGTCGAGTCGCTTGAGCCAGCTATAGATTGTGCGTCGCTGAACATCGTACCACCCGGATAGCTCGGTTTGCGAGACTCCATTTTTGTACGCGATTGCCGCTAGAAGCCGTTGTATCGGCTTCTTTCCCTCTACATTGTCCAGAGCTGCTTGCAGCTCTTCGACAGAGATCTCGTCAAGGTGTTCCACTAACTACTGCAACACACTTCGAGTAAAAAGTTCTATCGGCTACTATAGCTCCCTTATCGAACCGCTACTGCTTCGAGCTGACGTCGACGGCGTCGAGATCGGGTTCGTCGAACTCAAGTGCCTCAGCAACCGCCGCTGGAAGCTCCGGGCGTGGTGCCGATTCGTGGCGCTCGATTTTCTCGGTCTTACGCGTGTTCTCGTAGAGGGCTCGAGCGACCGGAAGCCCACGTAGATACTTGTAGTCGTGGAGTACCTCGACGCCCCGCTCTGTGAACCCGTAGAACTGTGCCGGGAGATCACGTTTTCCCTCACTTGGTTCGTGCGTGTAGCGTGCGAGGAGGCCGGCGTCGCTCAGCGTCTCCAGCTGATCTTTGATGGCTGCTTGACTTTTCCCAGTCATATACTCGAGTTCGGCGAGCGACATGAGATGTGCAGGATGGCCCAGCAACTCCTGGATGATGAGATGGCGCGTATCCTGAGACAGCAGCTTGAACAGCCGCTGCTGTTCCGCAAACGGCCCCGCATCGGCCGCGCCAGCGTCGGTTTCGCTCATAGGTGAGCTTACGTGAGGCGATGCTATAACAGTTAGGGTCATCCAAGTTGGTTAAATCAGAAAAAACCAAAGTAATTCAGAAGGGATAAGGTGGAGTGGTTTGAATCGGCACCTAATGACCGATCCAAGCCCTCCGCCGGAAGCTGGGGACATTATGACTCTCGTTCACGAGGCCGTCGGGGGCATCGAACTTGAACCAGGGGAGAAACGGGAGATCTGGCGGTTCACCCAGCGTGAATTGCCGTATCTCTGGAGTCAGCGGACGTCGTATTTCATCCTCGGGAGCTATCGCGACCCCTATATCCGCCGGCTTCGCGCCGTTCAGAACGAACTCACGAAGCAGCTCGGGGCCTATCCGTTCATCATGGGTGATCTTCTCGAACTCCCGACTGACCGGCTCAATACGTTCGATATCATGTTTTCGTTGCTCGCGACATACAGCGACTACATCGTCGGCGTCTTGGAGAAGGAGAGTGGTGGTGAGGCTCCTGAATTGGGCGAGATCGATGACCCGCCGTATTTCGCCAAGTCGTACGTGTTCCCGCGTGATTATGCGTGGGTGACTGACGCAAACCTTGACTCGAAACAGCACGTCATTCAGGCCGCCCTCGAGATTGCATTCGCAGACGATTTGTCGGCGGATGAGGTCCAATCAAAGGTCGATTCGCTCGTTGATCGCGCACAAGAGATCGGTCTTGACTGCGACGAACAGGAGGTTTGGGGCGTGATCGACGACCGGGCAGATGAGGGCGAAGAGCCAGCAACGTACAGTTGGGTCCATCTCAACAAGTTCCGGAAATTCGAACTCCACGAGCGGTGCTTCTCGTGGACGACAGAGAATGAACTTCGAACTCTGGTTGACGAACTCCCGTCTCCGACACCACGTCCGGAGTGGGAATCGAGGGGGTAACCAGTGAACTACCTTGGCTTACAGAGATTCAAGGAGAATGCCTGACCCTTTTCAGTAGTTGCCGAAGTAGCTGAGACTTGGATTTCTCTGGTGGCACCGTACGAAGAGTATAGCGGCTGTGTCACTGAGCGTCGAGCCCGGTTGAACAGGTTCTTTGTTACGGCCCGCCCCGCGCGCCCCTTTCCGCTCTCCGCTTGCTCACGGCTCACTCCGTTCGCCGTTCGCGTCGAGGCGCTCCCTGCGGTCGCGCCTCGCTTCGCTCGCGACCGACCATTCCGGGCTGCGCCGAGCAAGTTCGCCGTTCCGGGCTAAAATGAATGTGCCCTCGGCGCCAGCATTAAGCGCGTTTTCGGTTGCGCCCCTTGCGGGCCGGACACGAGAAACGGCTTAACGCTGGTCGCTCGCTCCGGGCGGGTCGTCGCCAGACTCACGTCGTTCGTCTGCCGAGCCCTGCCTCGCTGCGCTCGGCCGGACGGCGCGCGGTGCTGGTTGGGTCCTTCTCTGGGGCGCGCACCGCTCGCGCCCTGACGGGCGCTCGGCGAAGGCGCGAGCGGCGCGCGCAGACGTCTCTCGTCGGTTCGTTCCGAAGAAACCGCGATGGTAGGACATCGCGGTGTTGGGCGTGGTGCAAACGCCTTCAGGTCTGGTAAGACCAATGGCAAGTAAGAACACTCTCATTAAAGAAGATTCGGGTGTACAGGAAGACGAACAGAACGAGGATTTCGCGGTCGTTGGGGAGTCCCCCGAGCTGCGGGCCTCTGTTGTGCAGGATATTCAGGCGAAGGTGGATACCAACCACCCCAATGCGAAGCCGGACGGCATGACGTTAGAAGCGGCTGAGCGGATGCAGGCCCGCGAGGACGAAATCGAGCGGACGGCACGTCGGTTCGACAGACGGCAGGACTCAGACCGGGAAGCGCGAGCACGGCAGACGGCGGCAGACGTGAGTCGGAAGCGGCGACAGGCCATCGACGCACGGGCGGTTGTCGGAAACCCAGCTCAGGAGGCGGCTGATCCCAGAGCACATCTCTCCCAGGCGGAGTTGGCGGTAGTCAACCAGGAGGCAGACAGGCTGGCGAAGAAACTCCCAGAGTGGTCGCGGGCCGCGATCAGTCGGCGGCTGGGAAAGCGAGTGCGTAAGGGGATGGAGCTATCGAGTGCGGTGCTGTCGGTGTTCGAAGATCTGCGGCGGTCAGGTCGGTTCGTACCGATCAACGCTATTGGCGACGTGAACCGTGGCGAGGTGGACATCGAAGGGACTGTTCGTGAACTCTGGTCTCCCTCCAGTGCAACGATTTCTCAAGTGGGGTTGCTCGAAGACGACAGTGGGCGAGTGAAGTTCACGGCCTGGCAGGCCAGTAACCAACCGTGGCTGGAAGAAGGCGAGCGGGTGCGGCTCTACAACGTGGCTACGAACTGGTACGAAGGGCGCGTCTCGGTGGCACTGACTGGGTGGAGTCGGGTCCACTTCCCCGAGCGCGGTCAGTGGTGGACTGAGTAGGCAGGTCAGTCTTCCTTCTTTTTTTGTTTGCCGGGCCGACCCAGGCCCCACCACCCCACCCACCGCTCCGTGCTCGCTGCGCTGCGCGCGCAGCCACGACCATCTGCTTCAGTTGATCCTATGATAAGTCAGTGAGTGAGTCGAAAACGATCACAACAGACGGGGAGACATTATCAAACCTGCAGAGACGGTGTTCCCCCGCGAACGCTGGGCGAAGACTTTCCGGTCTCTCGCCCAGCTCATTCTCGAAGATTTGGCCTGATCGTTCGGGTATCCACCGCGGAACCTGTCGCAGTTGATATTTCGTGACGCCCGCCAACCAGAGAAATCACGCCTCTTACTCGCCGAACGAGTGGCTGAAGCCTTCATGAGGCGATCCAGTGCTTAACCGAACACCGATAGACGCTATACATAAATTGTCCCAATCGAGTAACAAAAGTCCCGCGTCGCCCGGCTCACTAGGGAACCGTAACGGTCATTGCTCGATTCCGTTCGCCGGAGACAGGGCGAGAGTCACTCGACTTCCGCGGGGATCGTTCTCGTCGAACGTAATTCTCCCGCCCGAACGGGTGATAATCCAGTTGACAAGCCAGAGTCCGATTCCGTTCCCGTGTTTGAGCGGGGTCTCTTCTCCTTCGAGGAGCACCTCACGTTGCTGGGCCGGGATACCCGGGCCGTTGTCGACGACGGTCAAGTACACCTCGCTCGACTCCGCACTTGGTGGTCGCACTGTCACCTCGATGCGTGGGGTATCCGCATCGTTGTGCTCAACCGCGTTCCGGAGCACGTGATCAATAGCCACCCGCAGTTTGGGGGCTGCCACGACCAGCTGGTCGTCAGGGAGATCGACATCGAACGTCGCCTCGGGGTAGGAGTCGGTGAGATCAACGATTGTATTTTCGAGAAGTGCCGTCAGATCGAACCGCTTCTGGGTGACTCTGGACGATTGTAGAATATCGTTGAGGTCTTTCGTGTAGGTCGTCGCGTCGTGAAGATTCCACGCTTTTGAGAGCATGGTTGTTGCGGTTGACGCAACCTCGGGGTTATCGACGTTCGAGAGCCGTTCCGCGTGGCCGATGATGACGCTCAATTCGTTCCGGAGGTTGTGTCGCATCGTCCGGTTGAGGACGGCGGCCTGCTGCTGACTCTCTTTTTCGGGTGTGATGTCACGTGCGTTTATGACGAATCCCGTGATCGGTTTTTTCGGACGATAGCTCACCGCACCCTCCAGCCACGCCCACGACCCGTCACGGCGGCGGAATCGATACTCCAGCCGACGGACGACACCCGTCGAGGAGTCTGCCATCTGAGCCAAGGATGCCCGCACATCTTCTTCGTCCTCGGGATGAACGAAGTCGACGTACCGTTCGTCTCGTAGATCGTCCGATGCATAGCCCAGAACGGTGTCACTCGTCTCGCTTTGATATCGAATTGTTCCGTCTGGTTTCACGACTGTGATGAGGTCGTTACCGTGCTCGATGAGGGCCTCGAACCAGTCGCGCTCTTCCTCATCGGTGCGCTGACGGACGAGGTTGACTACGTGAGGGCGACCTTCGAGTTCGACTACCGACGCCGACATCTCCGCTGGGAGGATGTCCCCACTCTTGCAGTAACAGGTTATTTCATCCGTCCAGCTGTGGCCGCGTTCGAGAACGCTCTCGGCAAAGTCCATGAACTGCGGGAGGTTGTGCGGATGGAGGTCAGAAGCAGGCATCGAGAGCAATTCTTCGCGAGAGTACTCGACGAGTTCCTCGGCAGCAGGATTGCAATCGACGATGGAGTCGTTCTCCAGGTCGACGACGAATATCGCGTCGTTTGCGTGTTCGAAGACTGTCTCGAATGTCCGCTTAGGAGCCTGGAGAATTTCCTGATGGGAGATGGACTTGTCAGGCATTAGTATGGATTGAAAGTTATATCTGCTTTAGGAGCACTACCACAGCACTCGATAGCTTCGGTCCGGTTCTCGGTCGTGAACGTGTCAAGGCTCCTGGTGTCGATCTTGCTACTGAGCGAGAGTTTCTTGATTCCGTCTGAGACGGCGACCCACCTGTCGACGCCCTTCTGCGCCGCGCGTTGAGCGATGTGTTCCCTGACTTGGAACACCGAATCGTTAAAAAGATCGTCGAGATCCTCAACGGTCACCATACCGGTCACGTCACGACTCGCGACGATCCGCTTGAAGACCGGGAAGGCATCCTCTCTGAACGATTCGAGGTCCATCTCGACGAGGAACTCCCAGATCATGACGCCATCAGTCACTTCTACGGTCCAGCCGTCGCCCTGTTCTGTAACCGACATAGACCACACTGTGATGGTGATATATATAATCATCAACTGCGTGTGTGACTTGATTACAGACCCGGGGACTATTATTAAAGATTCAGCACGATTATTGCCACATTAGGGACAAGCCCCACTCTAGATACCAACCCGCGACTCTTCACTTAACAAGGTGTCCGGGACTGTGTAATCGACTTGCACGCCCGCATGCATATTATTAAAAGCTGATGAGAACGGAAAGATACGATGGCAGAACTGGAGTTGTACGACAGGCGAGACTGTCCGTATTCGAGAAAGGTTCGCAACAAACTTGACGAACTCGGACTCACCTACGACGAGACTGTGGTTCCGGACAAGCACACTGACCGCGAAGAGTTGTACGAGCGGACCGGACAACGGGGCGTTCCCGTACTGTTCGACTCCCACCTCGATGGTGGGTGGCTAGCCGACAGCGAAGACATTGTCACTCACCTCGAACGACACCACGGCTAACACTTATTTGACACAATTCATTCCAGATACAAGATGTCGATGACGAAATTCCCCGATCCAATATGAGTGCAACGAGTCATGGCGGCCCCGATAGAACTGATCTCGGGAGGCTCCTACCTGACGACGAGGGACAGAGAAGTGCTCTCATTGCCCCAGCGATTACGCCGGAACTACTCGAAGACAGCCAGGTTTCCAAGAGGGAACTCCGGGACCTCGCCCTCAAGTACGTTACGTCGGTACTCCCGACTGGGACCGACGAAACAGTCACCGACTTCGCCCGAACGTGTCGGGACTGTGGCCTTAACGAAGGAACGCTTGCGACGTTCCTGACCGATCTTCAAGCGTGGGTACTTGAAGCGGCTGACAGAGAAGGGCCGGTACCCCAGGAGAGAGTACAGAGAGCGACCGGCCAGGACATCGCTCGGATCTCCGCTGCGTTCGTCGGGGCACGTGACGGTTCAGGCAAGATCGCCTCGGAGACGGCCGACGCGATATACTCTCAGGCCGAACAGGTGGCTGACCGGTCTGCCGAGATTGCTTCCCTGGCGGACCAACAGTCCGGTAACATGGACGAATTGAGCCGGGAAGTGGGCGACGTCAGCGCCGCTGTCGAGGAGATAGCTGCCTCGACGGACGAGGTCAACGCCGAGAGCGACGACGCGGCGGCCCTCGCCGAGGAAGGGTGCCAACGAGCGCGCGAACTCAGCGAGCGAATCGATGCTATCCATACTCGTGCGACCCGGGTTAACGAGGCGGTTGAGGTCCTCGCCGACCACGTCGCCGACATCGAGGAATTCGTCGAGACAATCGACGACATCGCCGACCAGACGAACATGCTGGCGCTGAACGCCTCCATCGAAGCTGCCCGGGTGGACGGTGGTGAAGGCTTCGCCGTGGTCGCAGACGAGGTAAAATCACTCGCAGAGGACAGCCAGGACGAGGCCGCCCGTATCCGGAAACTGGTCACAACCATCGACGAGGCGACCACCCGCGTGACCGATGACATCGAGGACGTCTACGACGAAGCGGAGGCCGGGCGAGTAGAGACCGACCGCGCTGTTGAGACCTTCGAGTCCATCGAGGACATCACTGCCCGACTCTCCGCGAGCATGGATCAGGTGGCCACGGCGACTGACCAGCAGGCCGAGAGCACTGAGGAACTCGCGATGATGGCCGACGAGGCCAACCGCAAGGCCGGCATGATCCTTGACGAAGTAACTGAAATCAACGATAGTAATCGTTCGCTGCTCGAGACACTCGAGAACTCACTGGGCACTAACACTCCGGGTTGATTCTTGCTAGAATCATCATATAGTTCATACATCTGTCGATAAGTACGTTAGCGACTACCGGCCCTCTCCGAAGTTGGCGCTACGAGAGATGACAATGAATTATCTGCGCTGGTGTTCGGTTCTCTTCCACACTCGGAACAATAGAATCCGGGACAGATGGCTCCGCTACTGTGGAGCGATCACCTCTGTACACGAGGGGCACTCGGCAACGACACCCATAGTACTGTCCGACCGTTCGTATGTGATCAACTCGTCTATCGGCCGGATATCGTCCGCAGTTCGGGCACACGCCGAGGCGTGAATCGTCGCTCATCATTCAAGTGGGCGGGAGCGTGTGATGGGACTTTCCGTTCAGTAGTCAGGTAAAAAAGCGCATAAGCATTGGCCGCGTCTACAGTCTCATTCCACAACAGCACTGGGGAATGACTGACGCTTGCACTCAATAGTCCCTCTGTCGGCCGCTTCTCACAGAGATGCAAGGAGGAAACCCACGAGTTCAGTCGTGGACAGAAGCCGACACTCACAGCACTCTCTTCCGAGCACCCGGTGTCCGACTCCCCCATGCTGAGGCTTATATATCATTCCGGTTCCAGGGATAGATACAGATGGAAGTGATTCGCACCGTCAAAGTCAAACTCGACGTCCCTGACGAGCGGTGTGACGACCTCCATCAGACTAAAAAACAGTTCCTCAACTGTGCGAACACCACCGCAGAGTGGGCGTGGAGACACCCGAAGGACTACTGCGTGACCTCGAAACAGAAAGCAGAAAACGCTCTCTACGAGCAACTTCGTGGTGAAACAGAGTTAACTGCAAATCTCGTGCAAAAAGGGATACGACGGGCTATCGAGGCCACCAAGAGTGGTGTTGCCCGACTCAAGAAAGGTGAGAACACGAGTCAACCGCACTTCGATGCGTGGAGCGTCGTCTACGACAAACGCTCTGCGACATTCCACCGCGACTACGTCTCCCTTTCGACGGTGAACGGTCGTGTCGAGTGCGACTACGTGCTTCCAGACAACCCCGAGGGAACACCGATTGGCAAGTACCTGCTGAACGAGGAGTACGAGTTCCGGATGTCTACGTTGCAGTACGACCG contains:
- a CDS encoding methyl-accepting chemotaxis protein, which produces MDELSREVGDVSAAVEEIAASTDEVNAESDDAAALAEEGCQRARELSERIDAIHTRATRVNEAVEVLADHVADIEEFVETIDDIADQTNMLALNASIEAARVDGGEGFAVVADEVKSLAEDSQDEAARIRKLVTTIDEATTRVTDDIEDVYDEAEAGRVETDRAVETFESIEDITARLSASMDQVATATDQQAESTEELAMMADEANRKAGMILDEVTEINDSNRSLLETLENSLGTNTPG
- a CDS encoding glutaredoxin family protein; protein product: MAELELYDRRDCPYSRKVRNKLDELGLTYDETVVPDKHTDREELYERTGQRGVPVLFDSHLDGGWLADSEDIVTHLERHHG
- a CDS encoding ArsR family transcriptional regulator is translated as MSETDAGAADAGPFAEQQRLFKLLSQDTRHLIIQELLGHPAHLMSLAELEYMTGKSQAAIKDQLETLSDAGLLARYTHEPSEGKRDLPAQFYGFTERGVEVLHDYKYLRGLPVARALYENTRKTEKIERHESAPRPELPAAVAEALEFDEPDLDAVDVSSKQ
- a CDS encoding PAS domain-containing sensor histidine kinase yields the protein MPDKSISHQEILQAPKRTFETVFEHANDAIFVVDLENDSIVDCNPAAEELVEYSREELLSMPASDLHPHNLPQFMDFAESVLERGHSWTDEITCYCKSGDILPAEMSASVVELEGRPHVVNLVRQRTDEEERDWFEALIEHGNDLITVVKPDGTIRYQSETSDTVLGYASDDLRDERYVDFVHPEDEEDVRASLAQMADSSTGVVRRLEYRFRRRDGSWAWLEGAVSYRPKKPITGFVINARDITPEKESQQQAAVLNRTMRHNLRNELSVIIGHAERLSNVDNPEVASTATTMLSKAWNLHDATTYTKDLNDILQSSRVTQKRFDLTALLENTIVDLTDSYPEATFDVDLPDDQLVVAAPKLRVAIDHVLRNAVEHNDADTPRIEVTVRPPSAESSEVYLTVVDNGPGIPAQQREVLLEGEETPLKHGNGIGLWLVNWIITRSGGRITFDENDPRGSRVTLALSPANGIEQ
- a CDS encoding DNA-binding protein; the protein is MASKNTLIKEDSGVQEDEQNEDFAVVGESPELRASVVQDIQAKVDTNHPNAKPDGMTLEAAERMQAREDEIERTARRFDRRQDSDREARARQTAADVSRKRRQAIDARAVVGNPAQEAADPRAHLSQAELAVVNQEADRLAKKLPEWSRAAISRRLGKRVRKGMELSSAVLSVFEDLRRSGRFVPINAIGDVNRGEVDIEGTVRELWSPSSATISQVGLLEDDSGRVKFTAWQASNQPWLEEGERVRLYNVATNWYEGRVSVALTGWSRVHFPERGQWWTE